The Strigops habroptila isolate Jane chromosome 13 unlocalized genomic scaffold, bStrHab1.2.pri S16, whole genome shotgun sequence genome window below encodes:
- the PEX12 gene encoding peroxisome assembly protein 12 — protein sequence MAELGAHLTAASAADDRPSIFEAVAQDSLMAAVKPALQHLVKVLAESNPGRYGFLWHWFDEVYVLLDMLLQQHYLARCSASFSENFYSLKRIPTGDREQQPLATAGLPKRQHWKSLLLLVLVPYLKGKLEKLVSTLREEDEYSIHPPSSSWKRFYRAFLAAYPFVNMTWEGWFLIQQLCYILGKAQHHSPLLRLAGVRLVRLTAEDILALEKKLGGATSHHTPSIKTQVQSAVRKALGGITFSLSTGLSVSVFFLQFLDWWYSSENQETIKSLTALPTPPPPVHLDSSSTLLPKLKTVCPLCHKTRVNATALSTSGFVFCYRCAYGYVKAHQRCPVTGYATELQHLVKLYSPES from the exons ATGGCGGAGCTCGGCGCTCACCTCACGGCCGCCTCGGCCGCCGATGACCGGCCCTCCATCTTCGAGGCGGTGGCGCAGGACAGCCTCATGGCCGCCGTGAAACCCGCCCTGCAGCACCTGGTCAAG GTGCTTGCTGAGTCCAATCCTGGCCGATACGGCTTCCTCTGGCACTGGTTTGATGAGGTCTATGTCCTTCTGGacatgctgctccagcagcactaCCTGGCCAGGTGCAgtgcttccttttctgaaaacttCTACAGCTTAAAGAGGATCCCCACAGGAGACCGTGAGCAGCAACCTCTGGCCACTGCTGGCCTGCCAAAGAGGCAGCACTGGAAGTCTCTCCTCTTGCTGGTTCTTGTGCCTTACCTGaaaggaaagctggagaaacTGGTGTCCACGCTGAGGGAAGAGGATGAGTACTCCATCCACCCTCCCTCGTCGTCCTGGAAGCGCTTTTACAGAGCCTTTCTAGCTGCCTACCCCTTTGTAAACATGACCTGGGAGGGCTGGTTTCTTATCCAGCAACTGTGCTATATCCTGGGGAAGGCTCAGCATCATTCACCCCTGCTGCGCCTGGCTGGCGTTCGCCTGGTCAGGCTGACTGCGGAGGATATCCTGGCCCTGGAgaagaaactggggggagccaCCTCACATCATACACCCAG cattaaAACCCAGGTGCAGTCAGCAGTGAGGAAAGCCCTGGGCGGCATCACCTTCTCCCTGTCCACCGGGCTGTCGGTCAGCGTGTTCTTCCTCCAGTTCCTGGACTGGTGGTACTCCTCCGAAAACCAGGAGACCATCAAATCTCTGACGGCGCTCCCGACTCCTCCACCCCCCGTGCACCTCGACTCCAGCTCCACTCTCCTACCCAAACTGAAGACCGTGTGCCCCCTGTGCCACAAAACCCGTGTCAATGCCACAGCCCTGTCCACGTCTGGCTTTGTCTTCTGCTACCGCTGCGCGTACGGCTATGTGAAGGCTCATCAGCGCTGCCCCGTCACGGGCTatgccacagagctgcagcatcttGTCAAACTGTACTCTCCTGagagctga